From the genome of Ignavibacteria bacterium:
TAAACTTCTCAATGAAATTGTTTACTTCCTCGAAAATCCTGGTAATCTGAGCGATATGCAGTTTACTCCGGATGGTACAAAACTTGTCGTCTCCTATCTTCAGGCGAATCCGGTGGTATGGGATATGTCTTCTCTTGGAATGATCAGTCTGGTTTCCGACATGCCGTCACTCGTTGGTGCCACTACTATAAGCAAGGACGGCAAGACAGCTGCCTTCGGCGACTATAACGGACGCGTTCTTACCTATGATCTCGAAAAAGGTGTCACAGTTCGTGAATTCAAAGGGGGTACTGCCTCTGTAAGAAGTGCTGAATTCAGCAAAGACGGAAAGCAAATTGTAGTTCTCTCCGAAGGTGAAACGATCAGGGTTTGGGATGCATTGACCGGGAAAATCACGGGGAAACTTGGCGATGGAATCCCTGGCGGCTGGTTCGCATCGTTCAGTCCAGACGGTGAGAAAGTCCTCACAACAGGGTGGAACGAAAATATCTTTGAGTGGAATCCGGAGGCAAAAAAAATAGTCTCTGACTTGAAGCTTCCATCAGGATTTATATACAAAGCTGCATACAGTCCCGACGGGAAAAGAATAGTAGCCATAATGGATGATTCTTCGGGTGTGGTATTCAATGCAGAAACAGGTGCAGAGATCAACCGTTATAAATGGTTATATGGCGACATGCAGACATTCGCATTCAGTCCCGACGGTAAAACAATAGCCGCAGCTATGAGGGACAGTCTGGTGCTCCTTATTGATCCGTTTACAGGAAAAAAAATCAAATCGTTTGTCGGACACCGTTCGTTCGTAATGGCTGTTGCATTTTCAGCAGACGGAAAAAAAATTGTATCGGGCTCGCTCGATCATACTGTCAGAATCTGGGATGTTCAATCAGGGAAGGAACTTTTAACCCTTGAGGGTCATTTGGAGCCCTTAAACCTCGTCGCTTTCAGCCCTGACGGGAAACAGGTTATCACCTTCAGCGAGGATAAACAGGCAATTATTTGGGACGCCTTTTCCGGTAACGTAGTTAAAAAATATCCTTTGACGGGACTGGCTTTTGATCTTTCCTTCAAAAGAGGACTCCTGATTTCTCACAAAAACAGCCTTTTGACCTTTTACGATATAGCAACCGGAGTCGAACTTTTCTCCTTCGCTTCATTCGGTGAAAATGACTGGGTTGTCCTTCATCCCGGAGGACTATTTGATGCTTCTCCCGGTGCGATGGAAAGCATGTATTATGTTCAAGGACTCGATGTAATCGCCTTCAGCCAGTTGAAAGATAAATATTGGGAACCGGGCCTATTCGAAAAAATGATGAATGAGGAACAGCTCCGTTCAGTTGAAGCAATCGACAAGGAATTAAAACTGTGGCCCGAAGTGTCGGAATTTGAATTCAAGGAAAACTACGAGAAAGTCAAGGTTTCAATAGAAAACAAGGGTGGAGGCATCGGCAAACTCCAGATTTTCCTGAACGGAAAAGAAATGTCAGCGGATGCCCGGGATGGTAAAATCAATCCAAAACAGAAAAACGCAACGATTACCATCGATATCAAAAACCATCCATACCTCATTAATGGCGAAAACAAACTTGAAGTGGTAACCTGGAATGAGTCGGGCACCCTCTCATCCTCGGGCGATGTTGCTGAGTTCATCTATGAGAAGCCAAATCTCGCTCCTTCAATATTCATCGTCTCAGTCGGAGTCGGAGATTATACAGGTGACAAACTCGATCTCAAATATGCTGGCAAGGATGCAAAGGATTTTATGACCGCCACTTCCCTCGGTGCGGAACATCTTTTCACAAAACAAAAAACTCATAAATACCTCCTTTCCACTGATGACAAAAACGGAACAATGCCTACCAAGGCTAACATCCTCAAAACCTTCACAGACATAGGTAAAAAAGCGAATTCAGAGGATGTTATCGTGGTCTACCTTGCGGGACACGGCATTAACCTCGGAGGTGACGAAAGCGATCTATATTATCTCACACAGGATGCCTTCTCACCAAATCCCGAAGTTTACAAGGATGAAGCTGTCAGAAAGTCCACCACCATTTCAGGAAGTGAGATGATCGAGATGCTTAAAAATGTCGCTGCCTTAAAACAGGTTCTTATTATAGATGCCTGTGCTTCGGGTAAACTTGTGGATAATCTCGCTGAAAAAAGGGATATCTCGAGTTCCATCGTAAAAGCCATGGAAAGAATGAAAGACAGAACAGGACTTCACATCATTACAGGAAGCGCTGCCGATGCAGTAAGCTACGAAGCAAGCAAATATGGTCAGGGTCTCCTCACCTACAGCATTCTCTCCGGAATGAGAGGACTTGCACTCAAAGACAACAAATCGATTGACATCAGCCTCCTGATGCAACATGCCCGGGAAATGGTGCCAAAGCTCGCAGAGGGCATCGGTGGA
Proteins encoded in this window:
- a CDS encoding caspase family protein, which translates into the protein MRVFFFLLLAILTCLSQNKPELILPVGHKDLVRSVDFNPDGSLLLSSSWDNTAKLWDNKTGHLLRNMTGHTKQINGASFSPDGTRFLTHSWDKSVKIWETATGMMLHNLFIDTVSITGAEFSPDGKHVLVTGYEGIINVWDVNTGEVAFSLKGQTGTIESGKYSPNGKLIVTLSWDRTVVIWDASNGKLILTVENDSQWPLQTGFSPDSKYFFTTSMDGLVRLWEVKSAKMVGKFMGQPDDKNTAVFSPDSKLFLTSNQGDTVRIRQTETGKLLNEIVYFLENPGNLSDMQFTPDGTKLVVSYLQANPVVWDMSSLGMISLVSDMPSLVGATTISKDGKTAAFGDYNGRVLTYDLEKGVTVREFKGGTASVRSAEFSKDGKQIVVLSEGETIRVWDALTGKITGKLGDGIPGGWFASFSPDGEKVLTTGWNENIFEWNPEAKKIVSDLKLPSGFIYKAAYSPDGKRIVAIMDDSSGVVFNAETGAEINRYKWLYGDMQTFAFSPDGKTIAAAMRDSLVLLIDPFTGKKIKSFVGHRSFVMAVAFSADGKKIVSGSLDHTVRIWDVQSGKELLTLEGHLEPLNLVAFSPDGKQVITFSEDKQAIIWDAFSGNVVKKYPLTGLAFDLSFKRGLLISHKNSLLTFYDIATGVELFSFASFGENDWVVLHPGGLFDASPGAMESMYYVQGLDVIAFSQLKDKYWEPGLFEKMMNEEQLRSVEAIDKELKLWPEVSEFEFKENYEKVKVSIENKGGGIGKLQIFLNGKEMSADARDGKINPKQKNATITIDIKNHPYLINGENKLEVVTWNESGTLSSSGDVAEFIYEKPNLAPSIFIVSVGVGDYTGDKLDLKYAGKDAKDFMTATSLGAEHLFTKQKTHKYLLSTDDKNGTMPTKANILKTFTDIGKKANSEDVIVVYLAGHGINLGGDESDLYYLTQDAFSPNPEVYKDEAVRKSTTISGSEMIEMLKNVAALKQVLIIDACASGKLVDNLAEKRDISSSIVKAMERMKDRTGLHIITGSAADAVSYEASKYGQGLLTYSILSGMRGLALKDNKSIDISLLMQHAREMVPKLAEGIGGIQEPRIFSPKGAESFDIGILDDKEKALIPLAQEKPVFVNSVFLDANDLIDVLSLSEKIDDRLSTISELGTAAKLIFWNVKSYPGAMKLTGTYTVKGNKVEVTFKIVKDKNTVKSFTKTGSTNNLENLINEIVDALVFK